Part of the Candidatus Abawacabacteria bacterium genome, TTCTAAATTTGTAGGCAATGTCGACTTGTTCTTGCATACTACCTTTACCCATACTACCAATTACTTTAATGCCCTGATCACGCAATTGATAAAGCAATGCCATACCTTTTTTCTTCGCTTCGGGACCTAATTGGGCCACATAGACATGAATATTATCTTTGAAAGGAACGAACACATTTTTCTCTTGCATCACTTTAATCACTTCGTCTAAGTTTAAGCAGAATGATCGGCCGGCAATACTATTTTCCTCATCAACAGCTAAGATATTTTGATAATGTCCGATATGCCCTACTTTTTTCTGATCAAGGTAAATTTCACCATATAAAGGCTGAAAAAATGAATATGTATCAGAGAATAAGTAATCTTGCCATTCGTATTTTACCTCTAATGCCTCCAAATATTCTTCAATATTTTGATAGAATTCTTTTAGATCAGGACTAAAGTACTTTTCTAATCTGGGAGCCAATTTGGCTAAAATCTGACAATCTTCTTCAGGACAGCTCAGCAATGAGAAGAATTTCTTTTCTATTAAATTTCCTTTACAAACGCTACAGAGTGAACGTTCTTTGCCTAAATAGTATTGCTCAATTTCCCCAGCAAATTTTTGTCGAGCCTCGACGTCACCAATTTTACTTAGCTTAACAGTGAGACAATTAACAATACCAATGTCACTACAAATTGTTTGCCATAGCTTTAAGATCTGGGCATCGAGCGCAGGATCTTCTTCACCAATAATTTCAATATCAAAGCCCAAAAACTGCTTCACCAGTAATTGTTCTTGCTGCCATTCAGTAGCAAAGCACAAATCAAGAGCGTACAACTCTTGTGGTTGCGGCTTCTCTGACATTTTATGGGTAATATAGGCACGCCAAATGCCCCACATAAAACCACTTCTCAATACTAATTCATTACTTTTCCCTTCAGCTACATTGAAAAGAACCCGTTCACCCCACTTTGCTTGTGGGAGAGAGTCTAGGATTACTGGACGCTCAAAAATAGGAGTTGTAATACGTCTAATACCGGCTTGCC contains:
- a CDS encoding ATP phosphoribosyltransferase regulatory subunit, with translation MRDMLPDEHNVASFLKKVIRYRCRQAGIRRITTPIFERPVILDSLPQAKWGERVLFNVAEGKSNELVLRSGFMWGIWRAYITHKMSEKPQPQELYALDLCFATEWQQEQLLVKQFLGFDIEIIGEEDPALDAQILKLWQTICSDIGIVNCLTVKLSKIGDVEARQKFAGEIEQYYLGKERSLCSVCKGNLIEKKFFSLLSCPEEDCQILAKLAPRLEKYFSPDLKEFYQNIEEYLEALEVKYEWQDYLFSDTYSFFQPLYGEIYLDQKKVGHIGHYQNILAVDEENSIAGRSFCLNLDEVIKVMQEKNVFVPFKDNIHVYVAQLGPEAKKKGMALLYQLRDQGIKVIGSMGKGSMQEQVDIAYKFRIPYCVLLGRMEVNEDIVLVRDMKTGKRQTVPMNQINDYLLERIPAEELDKVHPDSAKRSALFYHQGE